CGGGCAGACCATCAAAATTCCTTTTGTCATAAACGAGTTCCACGAACATTGAATATTGCTCCTTTACTGGATGGATATACAGTATTTATACTGTGTTTTTATCCGGTGTTCAAGAGGGGTTAAATGATGCCACGACGTAGCGATATTGAAATAGCCTGGTATGCTTCGATACAGCAAGAACCGAATGGCCGGAAGACTGTCACCACACAGCGATTTGTACAGGAACTGAGCAAGGTTAACTGGAACTGGACGATGAAGCAGGCCAACGAATGGATCGAGTGGTATGTGACAACATTCCGCGATGTATCAATGCTGGAAGGAGAGAACCGTACTTTTCAGTTGTTCAATCCAAACGGAGGACTGTAGCCATGGGCTTCCCTTCACCTGCCAGTGATTACGTTGAAAAAAGGATTTCGCTTGATCAGCAGCTGATCAGCCAGCCATCAGCGACTTACTTTATGCGCGCTTCGCGTTCACATTTCAGGGAAGGGATAATTCAGGGGGCGCTGCTTGTTGTGGATGCTTCGCTTTCAGCCTGTGATGGCTCACTGCTGATATGTGCGATAGACGGAGAATTCAGGATCAAGCGATACAGAGCTCACCCTCAGCCTCACCTGATAAATCTGGAAAACGGAAGAAGAGAGGCGCTGCCAGTGGATGATGATGCTTACAGTTCTGCACCCGCTATATTCGGGGTGATTACGTACATCATCAATGATGCCAGGAATGCGGAGTTTGATGACTGCCCGGTGATGTGAATAGTTGAAACTTTACGGTAGAGTTGATGTTTTGTGTCGGGGTTTTTCCCCTATTATTCCCCGTAGCTTCCCCATTCAGAAAACAGGCATAAAAAAACCAGCCGTAACAGGCTGGTTTTTAGAGGATTTTTGGTCGCACGAGAGGATTTGAACCTCCGACCCCCGACACCCCATTACGGTGCGCAACCATTTCAATGGCAGCTATGTGCCAGGAGCGGACGTGGAGAACAACAGTCTTAGTTGGTCAACGAGGAGCAGGTTAGCGGTTGTTGTCAAAGCCAGGCTTGATAGGTTTAAATATTGCATTCACAATGGTAGGGATTCTACACATGAAAAAACAATTGTTACTGCTTATATTGCTCATCACTTCCCAATCGTGGGCAAATCAACCCTCCCCAGGGGAGCAAGCTAAACAAATGGCTGAAGCAGCATGCCTATACCAATACAATGTCATCTACTCTCGCTTTACTTTGGGTTTTTCTGAGGAAAAAGCAATTCAGGAATCGTCTAAAATATTGACTAATTATTTGGAGAGTCATAAAGAAAATGCAGGGGATTTTTTTCTCTCCTCGATTCGTAGAAGCACAATTGCACAATTACGGGAGTTAGAAGTAAATAAAGCGGCAGTTCAGCAACTAAGAACTCCCCCACCAGATTTTAAAGATAAGTTTTTATCCTCTTGTAATGAAATGAAAAAAGAGCAATTGGAAGCTATGCATGTTTTTGGTTAAATTCAGCATACATACATACATACATACATACATACATACATACATACATACTGATGTGCTTATTTTTCGGCCATCGCATTTATTACTTTTGACCGTCGCTCGTAGCGGATCTCGCGGCGCTTCAGGCGGTCCGATTCGTGCCAGGAGCGGAAGTTTGCAACATGGTTTGTGCCCATTGAGTAGAGGAATTTCGCGCATATTTAAGCTGAATACTGGGCGTTACAAACACCCTCGCTGTGATTTTCTCAGATGAGGATATAAGTGGTTTAAATGCAAAATCCCTAGCCCTTGAATGTCATTAACGATCTATTTGTAATAAAGAAGTGGTATATTCCTTAAAGCTTGAAATTATTTTATTAATTTCGATTTTTTCTATAGTTATATCTTCTATAACAGGGTGCTTTATATCTTGCCAAACGCGTCTCTCACCATGTGAGACTAATTCAGATACCTTACCACCTAAGATTCTAACGAAATTTTTGTTCGAAACGGCAAAAAAACATGCTCCAGATTCTAAAATGATCGTGGGTGAAGCATTGAACTTACAAATTCCATCAGGATATTCATCCTCTGACGTGGGCTGTGGGTAAGCCATTTTATACAGATATTCAAAAGCTTTATCCGTAGATGCATTAAATATTTCATCATCACATGGCATAGCTATAAGAGCATTTTCAGAATCAATAACATCATCATAATCAACGAATAAGGTCGATGTGCGGATATCATTAGGATACATACTCCCGTTCAAAAAGAAATAAAAAAAACCATTCTTTATAGAATCGCCCCACTGCGGAACGTATTCAATCCAGATTGCAAAGCGATAGGGATCACCAAAAATCATAATATTCCTTTACCGAATAGTTGATCGATTTAGAGAAGTTCTGTTCGAAGCACATCAATGCTCTTAAGAATTTATGGTCTTTTTATATAGTAACCACTCATCCCAGGCATTTTTCGCATCAATATCGGGATAGCCTCGGCTTTCGATCATGTCCTTGGCAATCTCAGCAGGTAACTCAATAGCAGTAGCATCATCACGGATTGACTCAACATCCTCTCGTGTCAATTCTCGTCCTAAGTCCTTCTCTTTGGCTTCAAGCAGCACAACAAGGGCAGGAATAAACACAATAGCCATGATTTGCAATACTCCGTAAATGATTAAATTTAATTCATTTTGGCATAGATATCATGTCAATACATACCTTATAGCCACTGCATAACTGGAAAAATTTTATGTTTGAGTTCGTTCGTGAGGTGTAAACGTCCGCTCCTCGCTCATAGCGGACATTCGCACCTGTAAATTCTTCACCATTGAGATGGTCCATTAGTTATAACCTTTTGAATATTAATGGGTGACAACATTAAGTTATTGGCGAAAAGATGATGTAACGTATTGATAAAGCATGATAAAACGCATGATTTAAAATCCCTTGTGGTATGCAAATACTCTTCCCCAAAACCAAAATCAAAGTACAGATAATCAATGAGTTGTATAAGGTAGTTATTGACTGTTTTTGAAAGTAGAAAGCATGATAATTTCAATTTTATCAAATGGTTGCTATGATTTTAGCAATGTAATGCTGCGCCACATGGGGTGGACTGAAGCGGCTGACCTGATTGTTAAAGGTATGGAAGGCGCGATCAACGCGAAAACCGTAACCTATGACTTCGAACGTCTGATGGATGGCGCTAAACTGCTGAAATGTTCAGAGTTTGGTGACGCGATTATCGAAAATATGTAATCCACATTCTGGGTTGTATGAGAACGGGAGCCGATTGGTTCCCGTTTTTTTGTGCCTGATAAATTCTTTCCCTGTCTTTTTATCCGCCCAGTACCAGGGGGGATCAGGGCTTGTTGTGGTCTATTTCTGTTTGGTTTAGCTAAAAAAAGGCAAAACGAGACTAAAGCCTCCGACATAAAGCGCTGACCAGGTCGCCGCAGAGATCAGACTGACTGCATACACTTTCACTGGATGAAGATGCAACATTCCAGCAACTAATGGCACAATGTAACGCAGCACGGCAATAAAGCGCGAAGTAAAAAGTATCGGTACAGAACTGTTTTGCAACCGGCGTCGAACCCGTACTACTGTATCGGCATGACGCGACATGATGCGTGCCAGCCAGGGTAGATGTCCCATCATCATTCCAAGGTGATAATTAACAATTGTCCCGCACCATGCGCCAATCATTACAGCAATTCCCGCTTCCCATGGCGCAATAGTCGCCTTGCCGACGGAAATTACAGCAACCAACATAACAGATGCTGGCGGTAATACAGCTGAAATGAGGAACGTAGATTTTGCGAATGCTATTCCAAAAAGCAGGCCCCACAGGCTGAAAGGATGAAGCGCGAAATGGCTCATCAACGCGTTTACCCACTCCATCAATGCTTCTCCAGTTAAGGTTCCTTGGCTATTTAACCGCGATACGGCTTAATCAGGCCTCAACACAGATGAATTACTGACTGCTGCACTTAATCCCGGCTGTGACAGCTGTCTGCGTATAGCAGCAGAATACAGTTGAGCGGGATAGGGTAAAGGAAGATGAATCGAACGCACTTAATCTGAAACCAGCCACATATCAGCCTCTTCAAACATTTCCTGGACAGTACGGCTTATCTGTTCCTTCTCGTGCTTGCTGGCGTCAGTGTTGATCGCCGGCAATGTCATCATCGGTTTAACCCGGACATCAGCGTCGGGGAAAA
This window of the Citrobacter freundii ATCC 8090 = MTCC 1658 = NBRC 12681 genome carries:
- a CDS encoding Imm42 family immunity protein, with the protein product MIFGDPYRFAIWIEYVPQWGDSIKNGFFYFFLNGSMYPNDIRTSTLFVDYDDVIDSENALIAMPCDDEIFNASTDKAFEYLYKMAYPQPTSEDEYPDGICKFNASPTIILESGACFFAVSNKNFVRILGGKVSELVSHGERRVWQDIKHPVIEDITIEKIEINKIISSFKEYTTSLLQIDR
- a CDS encoding DedA family protein, which produces MEWVNALMSHFALHPFSLWGLLFGIAFAKSTFLISAVLPPASVMLVAVISVGKATIAPWEAGIAVMIGAWCGTIVNYHLGMMMGHLPWLARIMSRHADTVVRVRRRLQNSSVPILFTSRFIAVLRYIVPLVAGMLHLHPVKVYAVSLISAATWSALYVGGFSLVLPFFS
- a CDS encoding DinI family protein encodes the protein MFVELVYDKRNFDGLPGAKDIILGELTKRVHRIFPDADVRVKPMMTLPAINTDASKHEKEQISRTVQEMFEEADMWLVSD